A region of Onychomys torridus chromosome 10, mOncTor1.1, whole genome shotgun sequence DNA encodes the following proteins:
- the LOC118592261 gene encoding translation initiation factor IF-2-like — protein sequence MRQVTSTPSGEPVHRPASLHTPHHHHIFIPGELQLPRASSAPPPDVALPRPLMPRPPASSSPPSQCVSVTQRRFEAEGPSGAPPPPPLQRQHQQREQQQRQRQEQRLQRPCGAIGSACSPGELTTKRARAPLPSALLGAWLRVPLGLAGLGGWREGGGLRGCLRSTGARAAPAPAPGVRAPALAAGRAGVPATSGRPVSAAPGTGRGGPAARNFLRASAGGGAAVRAPAGRRRGAEFAAPHPALWEEAPL from the exons ATGAGGCAGGTGACCTCTACGCCTTCTGGAGAGCCAGTACATCGTCCTGCCTCTCTCCAcacccctcaccaccaccacatatTCATACCTGG agAACTACAGCTCCCAAGAGCCTCCTCGGCACCGCCTCCCGATGTGGCCCTGCCCCGTCCCCTCATGCCCCGCCCTCCCGCtagttcctcccctccctcccagtgTGTGTCAGTGACCCAAAGGCGGTTCGAGGCGGAGGGACCGTCGGgggcgccgccgccgcctcctctcCAGCGCCAGCACCAGCAGCgggagcagcagcagcggcagcggcaggaGCAGCGGCTGCAGCGGCCGTGTGGCGCCATCGGATCTGCCTGCAGCCCCGGGGAGCTCACCACAAAGCGGGCCCGCGCCCCTCTCCCGTCCGCGCTCCTCGGCGCTTGGCTCCGCGTTCCACTCGGCCTCGCGGGGCTCGGCGGCTGGCGGGAAGGCGGCGGGCTCCGCGGGTGCCTGCGATCAACCGGTGCTCGCGCCGCCCCCGCGCCCGCCCCGGGTGTCCGCGCTCCGGCCCTCGCGGCGGGCCGAGCTGGCGTTCCGGCCACCAGCGGTCGTCCGGTGAGTGCGGCGCCGGGAACGGGGCGCGGGGGGCCGGCGGCGCGGAACTTCCTCCGAGCCTCTGCCGGTGGCGGCGCGGCGGTGCGCGCGCCCGCGGGGAGGCGGCGGGGGGCAGAGTTTGCGGCGCCGCATCCCGCGCTGTGGGAGGAAGCGCCTTTGTGA